Part of the Candidatus Neomarinimicrobiota bacterium genome, CCCTTATACTCTATTTTATTTTCAGACCATCCTCACCAAAACGGACGACAGAATCCCTCTATTCCGATGGTTTGCGCCTGTTGCTGGAAGGCGATTTGAAGGCCGCCTCGGAAAAGCTCAAAGAGGTGGTGCGTCGGGATACCGGCCACATCGATGCGTATATCAAACTCGGTGATATTTTCAGAGAGAATGGTCAATACGATCAGGCACTAAAGGTGCACCAAAGTTTGACGGTGCGGCGAAACCTTACTCCGGGCCAGCAAGTCGATATTTATCTGAGTATGGTTTACGATCATCGCGAACTCAACGCTTATGAGAAGGCCCTGGAATTCGCCGACAAAATCCTGACGATTGACAAAAAGAACCTGAAAGGTCTCAATGCAAAACTGGAGATCTATCGGGAAAACGATCTCTGGGACAATGCTGTTGACGTATTAAAGGCCATTGAAAAATACAGTGGTGAGGACCAATCGAAGGCTATTGCCACGTACCGGGTCGCCGAGGGACAACTACTGGAAGAAACCGGAGAAGCCAGGGAGGGACGAATCCGGTACCGCAAAGCGCTGAAATTGGATCCGGAGTGCTGTCCGGCATTTATTTGTCTGGGCAATTCTTACGATGAGGAAAACCGGATCGAGGAAGCCGTGGATAACTGGCAAAAGTTCGGTGAGCTCTGCCCGGATTTATTGTTTCTTGTTTCCGGCCGGATCGAACAGCGGTTATTCGAATTAGGAAATTTTAGTGAGGTGGAACGGTACTATCGTCGTCTTCTGGATAAATATCCGGATAATATCGAAGCTGCTGTGGGAATTGCTACGTTTTACGAAAAAAAAGGTGAAAACCAAAATGCAATTCGGGCTATAGAGAATGCCCTGGATAAGAGTCCGGATTCCCTGCGTGCTCGGATTGTACTCACCCGGCTGTATAACCAGGGGGAGAACAGGGATGGAGTGGCGGAACAGCTGGAAGAAATGTTCCGGATTGAGAGCCAGCAGAAGACTTTCACGTGCGGGGAGTGTGGATTTCAAAGCAGAGAAATGCACTGGCTCTGCCCAAATTGTTATGCAACCTATTCCTTCACTGATGATCAGGTTTAGATCCTCCATAATATTTCTTGTCCCGCTGTTTGCAATTGTACTGGGGGTCTCCCGGGCAGATGCGCAGTATGTAGACGAATATCTCCAGCAGATCAAAAACGGCCATTACGAAAAAGCGAGGGCAGCTCTGCCGCAGTTATTGCAGGAGCATCCCAACGATCCCGGTGTACTCTATCTCCGGGGCGTGCTGGAATCGGAAGGGGAACAGGCATACCAATATTTTAAGGATTTAGCGGATAATCATCGTAACCATCCATACATGGATGATGCCATAATGCAGGTCGCGGAGTATCTCTATGCCAAGGGATTGTATATCTCGGCAGAGCGATATTTGCGCCAGATACCGATTCATCATCCCCGGTCACCATATCTGGAGCGCGCATCGAATATGTTGTTGAATAGCATGGTACAGGCAGGGAAGGTGGATTCGGCCAGAACCTGGAAGCGCGTACTATCGAGGCAATTTCCGAATGTTACCATCACCAGCAGCCTGGAGGCCGGCACTGAACCGGTGAATGAAGATTCAATGGCTGCACTGGCTCCGCCGGAACCGGTGGACCTCTCAAAAGAAAATCCATATGTGGATACAGAATCTGAGGAGAGCGGGACTCAATCTGGATCCGCTGGTAGCTCCCAGGGAAATCGGCAGCCGTTTGCGTTGCAGGTCGGCGCCTATTCCACCATGGAAAATGCCCGGCAGCAGCAACAGATGCTGGAGAATTACGGTTATCCGGTCCAAATACGGCAACGAGAGCGTGGGAACCTGCAGCTTTATCTGGTTTGGGTCGGAAATTACTCCACCCGGGCCGAAGCATCGCAGGCCGGTGAATCGCTTAAACAGCGGATGAATCTTCCGTTCTTTATCGTGAAAAAGGGTAATTAGTTAAGCCCCGTTTTTGCACTTTTTTTCCTTCACGTTTGTAATTTACCTTCTCTTCGGTATAAGTGAGTATCGAGTATTACGTATTTCGTAAAAGAACCTCCATTGGACTTGTTATGAATTTTCTCAATACCTAAAGACTAACGCATTCCGCCAGATTAACCTGAACACAGTCGTTAACCCTTGCTTCTCGACCTGTGAGACATGAAATTTACGTCTGCGAAAAAAATTCGATCTGTTATTTACGGGAGTGGATGGTAGCCTGGTGGCGCCCGCGGTCTTCAAAACCGCCGGGCCCGGTGTCTCATCGGGCCGGTGGGTTCAATTCCCACACGCTCCCGCCATTTAGATATTTAAAAAGTCCATTTAGTTTTTAAAACCCCCGTGAGAAAGCCATTTCGTGGAGTTTTTGCTTTCTCGTTGGTTTTTATGAAACCAAGTAAATAGGAAAAATGTTGGTACCTAAGTATATTAATTAAACACTTTTTAGAACTTGATCGGATTCACTAGTGTCCGGTTATAACTCAAATAATTTCAATTGGTTGGTCAAGTGACTCTCTGTCATTGTGTACTCACCCTCTGTAACTAGTTGTAAAATATCAACTTTTTCGAAGACGGTCACACTGATAATCTGTAAAAAAGTGTAGAGACTGATGTCCAAATCCTGTTTTTTCACGATAATCGCCACGAGCACATACACCGATATCGCAATCCAGAGTTGCGTTTTCACGGCATTGGCTGACGTGCCATAAAAGGACTGAATTCGGAGATGCTGTTTGATCCATTTGAAGAAGAGTTCCACCTGCCAGCGGCACCGATAGAGCTGACAGATGGTCAGGGCTGGTAACGTCCGATTATTCGTGAGGAAGATAAACGTCCGGTCGGTCTCCGCATCGTAGTACTTGATGCGGCGTAGTTGATCCGGATAGCGTTGCTTCGCATAGAAGCCCGTCAGCACCCCAATTTGGTCACAGCGGAGCCCCGGCGTCTTGTCGACCGGTTGGGAATACTGCCGCCGGAACTGGAGGTTTGATTTCGCCCGAATAATGAACGAGGCATGCGCCTGATGTAACGCAGACAAGCGGAGAAAATCAAGGTACGCCCGGTCCATCAGGTACAACGCTCCCGGTTCTGGAAGCAATGTATCCAACAGGTTCACATCATGGATGCGGGCCGGAGTGATCCAGGCACTGGTGGGGATCGGGCCTCGCAGGTCCAAGAGCGTATGCAGTTTCACCGCGCTTTTTGTCTGGCGAAACTGGGCCCACGGGAACACCGAGAGACACAGATCAATCGTGGTGGAATCCAGCGCATAGACGGTCTCGTCGAGGTCGACACCAAAGTCCTCCTCCTGATAGAGGGCCCGCGCCCGGTGAATGAGGATGTGGGCGAAGTCTGCATACATACGCCAATCCCGGTGGGCATTGGCATCCGCCAACGTACTCCGGGAGACCCGGCCGCGGATGCCCATATGATACAGTTTGGTTTGCTGGGCGCGGAGACAGGCTTCAATATCCCGCAGACTCTCTCGGCCTGTCAGTTGAGCGAAGGCCATACAGCAATACTGATCCCAACAGGAGAACTGTTGGACCTTATAGTCTCCAGAATACCGGTGGACACAGCGACGGAAGGCCTTACGCGGAAGAAACGACATGAGTTGGGAAAATACCAAGGTGCCGGAATACATAGGACTGGTCTCCTCTGGTTGGTGGATTATTATGCGCCACCACCAAGGTACGAAAAGGCCGCTCAAGTCGATCCTGGTATTTTTTGTGGGATAACATATTGATATGTCGTAGGTTAATATAAATCATAAAATTCAACAACCGGACAGTAGTGGATCGGATTTATTAATTATTCAGAATATGGATTGGAAAAATAGGACATTGCAATTTTTGTTCATTATAATTCCGACTTGCTTATATAAATTAAAATAATTATAATATTGTAGAAATATCATACTACATTATATCTTATAAATATACGATATAATACACCCTTATTGAGGCGATTCCCTTGTCGAAAGTCTTCCAAAAGATTGACAACTCTCTGACGCTCAGCCAAATCGTCGTGAAGCAAATTGAAGAAGCAATTGTCGAGCGGAAATTCACACCTGGAGACAAACTGCCAACCGAACGGGAACTTTGTGAGGCATTCGGTGTAAGTCGGACGGTAGTACGTGAGGCAATGCAGATACTCAGTGCCAAGGGGTTGGTCACCATAAAAAAGGGGAGTGGTGCCTATGTCAAAGAGTTTGATGCAGAACATTTGAATAAGGCCCTTCAATTATTTTTTCAATTTAATTTTGAACGAAAGCATGGATTGCACCTTATAAGAGTTCGGCAAATTATTGAACCTTACAATGCCAAGCTTGCAGCGGAAAACCGAACAGATAAAGATGCAGAAGTTTTGGAGAATATCGTCCGTAAAATGGAAGGTGAAGAGGAATTTTACAAAGAGAGCGAACTCGATCGGCAGTTCCACATTAAAATTGCCGAATCTACGAGCAATCCAATTATTTCGATTATAATGTATCCGGTGTTTGAATTAATGCCGAAGATCAAAACCGAGGTGCTCGAACAGGTTGGCCGTGCTAAAACCTCAGCTGTACAATATCATGCTAAAATCAGCGACAGGATTCTTGCCCAGGATGGTGATGGAGCATTCGAAGCGATGAAAGTCCACCTCCAGCACGCCGAAGAACACATAAAAGAGCTACTATAAGAACGGCTAAGAACTCTGAATATACGATGACCCACCGGGGGAATTTTTTTTCTTTGAATTTGTATGACAATATTATAATATATTGGTAAGAGGTAATATTGCATAAGATAAGATATGTTTTTGTGCGGCTCAGATACATGTCCTGCGATATTCACTCCGCAATGATCCATCCAGATTAATCGTTCGAGTCTCTAGCCGCTGAAATATTTGTTAGTTTATTTTGAAAATTTGGGGGAGAGAATGAAGCGACTTCTTGTGTGGGGCACCTTTCTGTTTTTTTTGGTAGCGAGTAATTCAGCATTCACATTTGAACATCCCAGTATTTTTATAAACGCTGAGGAAGCGAATCTTATTCAGGAAAATTCGGATAAATATTCCTTGTTTCAGGATGTTGTGCGGCGAAGCCAGCAAGCAATGGGCCAGATTATCCGGGAACCGGTTGAAGTGCCTCCTCCCGGTGAGGCTGGTGGCTATGCTCATGAGCGTCATAAGCAGAATTATCGTGACATGAAGGATGCCGGCTTGCTGTATCAGATCACTGGCAACGAAAAGTATGCAAAATTTATTGTCCGGATGCTAGATGAGTATGCGAAGATGTATCCTGAGTTGGGCCCGCATCCATTAGCGCATAACCAGGCGCCAGGTAAACTGTTCCATCAGATGCTGAATGAAACCGTGTGGCTGGTCAATACGAGTATTGCGTATGACTGTATTTATAACTGGCTCCCGGAAGAAAAGCGTTCCCTTTACGAGCAAAATATTTTTCGTCCCATGGCCGAATGGTTTACCGGAGAGAACGCCCACGAGTTCGATCGCATCCATAATCATGGGACCTGGTCTGTGGCATCGGTCGGTATGATTGGGTATGTCATGGAGGATCAGGAGCTGGTCGATATGGCATTGTATGGCACGGATAAGTCCGGTAAGGGCGGGTTTCTCCGGCAATTAGACTTGCTGTTTTCCCCAGACGGATATTATATGGAGGGGCCATATTACATTCGATATGCACTTCGCCCATTTTTCTATTTTGCCGAGGCCGTCGAGCGAAATCAACCGGACCTCGAAATCTATGAATACCGGGATCAGATTCTGAGGAAGGCCATTTATGCCACGCTCCAGACGGCATTCCCGAACGGAGTATTACCCCCGATCAACGATGCGTCTCGTACCATGGATGTGAAGGCGCCTGGCATTGTGCTTGCCACAGACTTGGCTTATACCAGATATAAAGAGGATGCACGGTTGTTAGGTGTGGTAAATTTTCAGAACGATGTTGTGCTGAATCAATCCGGCCTCGCAGTGGCAAAAGGACTGGCGGCACTGGACTCCGAACCCCGGATGGAGTGGAACAGTGTTGAATTTACGGATGGCCCGGAAGGTGACCAGGGCGGGCTCGGGATTCTCAGAACCGGCAAAGGGAAGGATCAATCTGTCTTATTAATGAAATACGGCGTACACGGTGGCGGGCATGGGCATTTTGATAAGCTCCACTATATTTTTTACAACCAGCGCCGCGAAGTAGTAAACGATTACGGATTTGCCCGCTGGATCAATATTGAACCAAAATTTGGTGGACGGTATCTGGACGAGAATGACTCGTACGCCGAGCAGACCATTGCACATAATACAGTGGTGGTGGATCAAACTTCGCAGAATGAATATGAGCGTGATGAGGCAGAAGAGGTTTCCGGACACCGACACTTTTTCGATGCGAGTGATAAGGATGCCCAGTTCATGAGCGCCACCGCAAACGATTATTATCCCGGTGTTGAAATGCAGCGCACCATGGTAATGCTGCAGGATGAGGCGTTTGACTATCCAGTGATTATAGATTTGTATCGGTTACAGAGTGATGAACAGCATGAGTACGATTTCCCCATTCATTATCGCGGGCAACTGATCAATTTTAACCTGGACTATTCTGCGCATACCGAAAAATGGTTGCCACTCGGAGGGGAATTCGGCTATCAGCATCTCTGGAATGTAGCAGAGGGAACTACGGACAGCTCCATCGCCATGACTTGGCTTGACGGCAATCGGTATTACACCTTCCACATGGCTGGATCGCCCGAAAGTGAGATAATTTTTAGCCGAATCGGAGCAACCGATCCCAATTTTAATCTGCGGTCCGAACCGATGTTTCTTGTTCGCAGAACGACCAGTTCACATCTGTTCGCCTCAGTGATAGAACCTCACGGATACTTCAACGAAGCAACAGAATCTTCCGTCCAGGCCCGCCCGGCAATTGAAAAAGTCACGGTACTTGGGCATAGCGAAGAGGGTTCAGTCGTTGAGGTACTTTCTAAAAACGGCAAGAAATGGATTGTGATGGTCACGAATCAGCAAACGCCACTTGCAGGTGAGCATTCGGTAGAGTTTGGCGAGCGTCAGTTTGTCTGGAACGGGGCATATAAGGTTATATCGGAATAAGGCCGATGAAGCATTTACTCAACTACGTGTTTGTGAAAATTATAGTGTAAGGAGACAAACCGGTTATGAAGATTAAGGGATTGCGCTGGTGGATTATAGTGCTGATTGCGATTGCTACTGTGATTAACTACATCGATCGCAGCGCACTCGGCATTATGTGGCCCGATATCCAGGAAGATTTGGGGATGACCAAGGGCGATTACGCCATTATCGTGACAATGTTCACGATTGCATATGCGTTAAGTCAAACACTCTCCGGTAAGTTATACGACTGGATCGGTACCCGTATGGGGTTTGTGATTTCGATTGTTGTGTGGTCCCTTTCGGTGGCCGGAC contains:
- a CDS encoding tetratricopeptide repeat protein; its protein translation is MEITYIIIGLAALSILSLILYFIFRPSSPKRTTESLYSDGLRLLLEGDLKAASEKLKEVVRRDTGHIDAYIKLGDIFRENGQYDQALKVHQSLTVRRNLTPGQQVDIYLSMVYDHRELNAYEKALEFADKILTIDKKNLKGLNAKLEIYRENDLWDNAVDVLKAIEKYSGEDQSKAIATYRVAEGQLLEETGEAREGRIRYRKALKLDPECCPAFICLGNSYDEENRIEEAVDNWQKFGELCPDLLFLVSGRIEQRLFELGNFSEVERYYRRLLDKYPDNIEAAVGIATFYEKKGENQNAIRAIENALDKSPDSLRARIVLTRLYNQGENRDGVAEQLEEMFRIESQQKTFTCGECGFQSREMHWLCPNCYATYSFTDDQV
- a CDS encoding SPOR domain-containing protein, with product MIRFRSSIIFLVPLFAIVLGVSRADAQYVDEYLQQIKNGHYEKARAALPQLLQEHPNDPGVLYLRGVLESEGEQAYQYFKDLADNHRNHPYMDDAIMQVAEYLYAKGLYISAERYLRQIPIHHPRSPYLERASNMLLNSMVQAGKVDSARTWKRVLSRQFPNVTITSSLEAGTEPVNEDSMAALAPPEPVDLSKENPYVDTESEESGTQSGSAGSSQGNRQPFALQVGAYSTMENARQQQQMLENYGYPVQIRQRERGNLQLYLVWVGNYSTRAEASQAGESLKQRMNLPFFIVKKGN
- a CDS encoding IS4 family transposase; protein product: MYSGTLVFSQLMSFLPRKAFRRCVHRYSGDYKVQQFSCWDQYCCMAFAQLTGRESLRDIEACLRAQQTKLYHMGIRGRVSRSTLADANAHRDWRMYADFAHILIHRARALYQEEDFGVDLDETVYALDSTTIDLCLSVFPWAQFRQTKSAVKLHTLLDLRGPIPTSAWITPARIHDVNLLDTLLPEPGALYLMDRAYLDFLRLSALHQAHASFIIRAKSNLQFRRQYSQPVDKTPGLRCDQIGVLTGFYAKQRYPDQLRRIKYYDAETDRTFIFLTNNRTLPALTICQLYRCRWQVELFFKWIKQHLRIQSFYGTSANAVKTQLWIAISVYVLVAIIVKKQDLDISLYTFLQIISVTVFEKVDILQLVTEGEYTMTESHLTNQLKLFEL
- a CDS encoding FadR family transcriptional regulator, yielding MSKVFQKIDNSLTLSQIVVKQIEEAIVERKFTPGDKLPTERELCEAFGVSRTVVREAMQILSAKGLVTIKKGSGAYVKEFDAEHLNKALQLFFQFNFERKHGLHLIRVRQIIEPYNAKLAAENRTDKDAEVLENIVRKMEGEEEFYKESELDRQFHIKIAESTSNPIISIIMYPVFELMPKIKTEVLEQVGRAKTSAVQYHAKISDRILAQDGDGAFEAMKVHLQHAEEHIKELL
- a CDS encoding heparinase II/III family protein encodes the protein MKRLLVWGTFLFFLVASNSAFTFEHPSIFINAEEANLIQENSDKYSLFQDVVRRSQQAMGQIIREPVEVPPPGEAGGYAHERHKQNYRDMKDAGLLYQITGNEKYAKFIVRMLDEYAKMYPELGPHPLAHNQAPGKLFHQMLNETVWLVNTSIAYDCIYNWLPEEKRSLYEQNIFRPMAEWFTGENAHEFDRIHNHGTWSVASVGMIGYVMEDQELVDMALYGTDKSGKGGFLRQLDLLFSPDGYYMEGPYYIRYALRPFFYFAEAVERNQPDLEIYEYRDQILRKAIYATLQTAFPNGVLPPINDASRTMDVKAPGIVLATDLAYTRYKEDARLLGVVNFQNDVVLNQSGLAVAKGLAALDSEPRMEWNSVEFTDGPEGDQGGLGILRTGKGKDQSVLLMKYGVHGGGHGHFDKLHYIFYNQRREVVNDYGFARWINIEPKFGGRYLDENDSYAEQTIAHNTVVVDQTSQNEYERDEAEEVSGHRHFFDASDKDAQFMSATANDYYPGVEMQRTMVMLQDEAFDYPVIIDLYRLQSDEQHEYDFPIHYRGQLINFNLDYSAHTEKWLPLGGEFGYQHLWNVAEGTTDSSIAMTWLDGNRYYTFHMAGSPESEIIFSRIGATDPNFNLRSEPMFLVRRTTSSHLFASVIEPHGYFNEATESSVQARPAIEKVTVLGHSEEGSVVEVLSKNGKKWIVMVTNQQTPLAGEHSVEFGERQFVWNGAYKVISE